GCCGAGGCCCCGGCCAGCGACAGCATGATGAAGACCTCGTCGGGGGCGTAGGCCACCGAGGAGAGCGCGTCGCTGGCGAACACGGGGAGCGCGATGCGCTTCGGCAGCAAGGTCTCCCCCAGCTGGGAGGAGCGGAGCTTGCGGCCGATGATGATCCGCTTGGATACGTCGCCGAGGCCCACGCGGCAAGGCTAGGCCATGCCCGGGGACGTACGACGGGGAACACCTCCGGTGCCGTCGTCGCCGTGTAGCGTTCCCACGTGCACGTCGTGATCATGGGCTGCGGCCGAGTGGGAAGCACCCTGGCCCGCGACCTCGAGGACCGGGACCACACGGTGTCGGTGATCGACACCAACGCCGACGCGTTCCGGCGCCTCGGCCCGACCTTCGGTGGCCGCAAGGTGATGGGGCTGGGCTTCTCCCGCGAGGTGCTCGAGGAGGCCGGCATCCGCGACGCCGACGCCTTCGCCGCGGTCTCCAGCGGTGACAACTCCAACATCATCGCCGCGCGCGTGGCCCGCGAGACCTTCGGCATCAGCTCGGTCGTGGCCCGCATCTACGACCCGGGTCGCGCCGAGGTCTACCAGCGGCTCGGCATCACCACCGTCGCCACCGTGAAGTGGACCGCCGACCAGATCCTGCGCCGGCTGCTCCCGGTCGGCGCGGAGCCCGACTTCCGCGACCCGAGCGGCACCATCCGGGTCGACGCGATGATGGTCGACCCGCGGTGGATCGGCCGGCGCACCGTGCTGTTCCAGGAGCAGTCCAAGAGCCGCATCGCCTGGATCGACCGCCTCGGCGAGGGCATGCTCCCGACCCGCGAGAGCGTGCTCCAGGAGGGCGACATGCTCCACCTGGTGATGCGCGAGGAGAACGCCGAGCACGTCTACGCCGTCTTCGAGCGCGGCCCCGAGGAGGACTGATGCGCGTCGCCATCGCCGGCGCCGGTGCCGTCGGCCGCTCCATCGCCACCGAGCTGATCGAGAACGGTCACAAGGTCCTGCTGATCGACAAGGAGCCCCGCGCGATCGCCCCCGACCGCGTCCCGGGGGCCGAGTGGCTGCTGGCCGACTCCTGCGAGCTGTCCTCCCTGGAGGAGGCGCGGCTGGACATCTGCGACGTCGTGATCGCCGCGACCGGCGACGACAAGGCCAACCTGGTCACCTCGCTGCTGGCCAAGACCGAGTTCTCCGTCCCCCGCACCGTCGGCCGGGTCAACCACCCCGACAACGAGTGGCTGTTCACCGAGGCGTGGGGCGTCGACGTCAACGTCTCGACCCCCCGCATCATGTCGGCGCTGGTCGAGGAGGCGGTCTCGGTCGGCGACGTCGTCCGGCTGTTCACCTTCCGCCAGGGCGACGCCAACCTGGTCGAGATGACCCTGCCCTCGACCTCACCCTTCCTGGGCAAGCCGTGCGGCCTCATCCCGTGGCCGGACAACTGCAAGCTGGTCACGATCCTGCGCGACGGCATGGTCTACAGCCCCGACCGCGAGCAGCCGCTCGAGGCCGGGGACGAGCTGCTCTTCGTGGCCGCGCCGGACGCCGAGCCGGTGCTCGCCCGCCTGCTCAACCCGCACTAGTCACGCTCAGGTGGTGACGGCGGTGGCGGGGGTGCGGTCGCGGCTGAGCAGCCACACCATGAAGCCGAGGGCGGCCAGCTGGAGCGGCCAGCCCATCACGACCTTGAGCACGCCGAGCGCGGCGACGTAGGCGTCGGCGTCGTCGGCCGAGCGGCCGGCGAGGTAGACCGGACCCTGCGCCACCACCCGCAGCACGCAGGGCGCCGCGAGGGGCCAGGTCAGCTGGCTGCACAGGCGGAGCACCTGCGGGTCGCGGCGCCAGGCGACGGGGTCCTCGGCCATCGCGCCGACCATCGCCCCGACGACCGGGAAGCGCAGCAGGATGCTGAGCACGATCACGACGGCGTAGCCGGCGTTGTAGAGCAGACCGGGCAGGAAGTAGGCCAGTGCCTTGTGCGACTCGTCACCGCCGTTGCGCCCGCCCAGCCAGACGAAGAAGACGCCGACGCCGATGCCGAACAGCGCGTTGAGCACGAACTGCACCGAGCTGCGCTGGACCAGGCGGACCGCGAGCAGCACCAGCGCGAGGCCGACGCTGACCGCGACGGCCAGGCCCACCTCCTTGGTCGTCACGAAGGTCGCGGTGAAGGCGATCGTGGGCAGGGCGGCCTCGGCCATGCCCCGCTTGCCGCCGAGGGCGGTCGAGAGCTGACGGCGTACGGCGGCCTCGACGGTGTCGGTGCCGACGTGGACCCTGTGCTGGTCGGGATGCTCGGGGTCGACGGGCTCCTCGTGGACGGGCAGGCCGTGCCGGAAGGTGAGGTCGTCCTCGGGGCGCTCGGTCACGAGGCCCGCAGGTCGTAGCGCGGGTTGAACATCAGCCTGGTCTCGTCGTGGACGCCGATGCGTCCCTGGACCTGGATCGCACGACCGGGCTCGATGCCCGCGATGCGGCGGCGCCCCAGCCACACCAGGGTGAGGATGCCGCTGCCGTCGAACAGCTCGGCCTCGAGCGCGGGGACCCCGCCGCGGGGGCGGAGGGTCACGGTCTTGAGGATGCCCTCGATCGCGACCATCTCGCGGTCCTTGGCCTCGTTGACCGGGCAGCAGCCGGCCCGGAGGGTGACGTCGCGAAGCTCCCGCGCCTCCTGGGTGGAGTGACTGGCCCAGCGGTTGAGGCTGGTGCGGAGACGGCCGGATCTGGAAGCCATGGGAGAAGCGTAACCGCGCCGGGGCGCAGGTTCAGCCCTGGCGCTGGGCCTCCGGGGGCAGCTGCAGCGGCAGGGCGTCCCCCGGCGGCATCGGGTCGCTGCCGCGCACGACGACGACCTGGCTCAGCGCGGTCTCGAGGAGCCCGTCGGAGTGCCACTCGGCGGCCGGTCGGCCGTAGGCCGAGACCCGCAGCAGCCAGCGCGGGCCGTCGATGCCCAGCAGCAGCGTCGGCTGGGTGACGGTCTGCCCGTCGGGGGTCTGGCCGGTCATCACCAGGTGCAGCGCCTTGCCGTAGGGGCCGTCGACCTCGCTGGCCCCCGCGCCCTGGCGCTCCAGGTCGGCCATGATCTCGCCGCGCACGTCCTCCCACATGTCGTGGTGGCGCGAGGCCGCGAAGGGCCGCAGCTCCAGGGCGCCGTCCTCGGCGACCAGCAGGGCCGCGACGACGGCGCCGGAGGCCTCGTCGACCTGCAGGCGCACCTCCAGGTCGGGGTGGCCGGCCAGCGAGAGCGCACCGAGGTCGATGCGGCTGGGGTCGTCCTCCTCGAGCGGGTGGTCGGCCACGTCGTAGGGCCCACCGGAGCGCACCTGCCCGGGGTCGCCGCCCTCGACCTCCTCGGTCGGGGCGTCGGAGCTCTCTCTGCGGCGTCGTCTCATCGTGTCGTCTCGCTCGTGTCGGTGGTGGGGGCAGGGGTGGTGAACCCCCCGGTGGAACCGTAGCCGCCCTCGCCGCGGCTGGACCCGGGCAGCGTCTCGACCTCGACGAAGCGCGCCTGCTCGACGCGCTGGACGACCAGCTGGGCGATCCGGTCGCCCTTGCCGAGCACGACGTCCTCGCGCGGGTCGAGGTTGATCAGCAGCACCTTGACCTCGCCGCGGTAGCCCGCGTCGACGGTGCCGGGGGTGTTGACGATCGAGAGCCCGCAGCGGGCGGCCAGCCCCGAGCGCGGGTGGACCAGGGCGACGTAGCCCTCGGGGAGGGCCATCGCGAGCCCTGTCGGCAGCAGGGCCCGCTCCCCCGGCGCGAGGCGCACGTCGACCGTGGTGCAGAGGTCCGCTCCCGCGTCGCCGGGGTGCGCGTAGGAGGGCACCACCGCGTCCGGGTGCAGCCGTCGCAGGCTGATCTCGACCATCCCTTCACCCTAGGCGCACGGGGCCGCGGTGCCGCTCGCCGGGCTCCCTGCCACAATTCGGCCGTGACCACGTCCCCGTCGTACGCCGAGGTCCTGCGGGTCCCGTTGCGCTGGTGGGCGGTCGCCACGATGTTCCACGCCTCGGCGCTGCTGGCCTTCCTGGTCGCCGGGCTCGGCGTGTGGGCCTACGTGCTCGGCGGGTCGATGCTCGCGTTCAACGTCGGGGTCTTCCTCAGCTACGGCGGCGCGATCGTGGAGGTGCGGCAGGGCGTGCTCTACGCCGGCCGCGCGCACATCCCGCTCTCGCTGCTGGCCGACCCGCAGGCCCTGGACGGCGACGAGGTCCGCCTGGCGCTGGGCGTGGACGCCGACGCACGGGCCTACCTCGTGGTCCGCCCCTACATCCGCCGCGGTGTGATCGTCCGGGTCGACGACCCCGCCGACCCCACGCCGTACTGGCTGGTCTCGAGCCGTCACCCGCGCACCCTGGCCGCCGCCCTGGCGGCCGGGACCGCCGGGACCACCGGGGCCGTCGTTTCCGGTCCCGGTGACCGGGGAGACTGAGCAGCACCCACTGGAAGGAGCAGCATGGCCGGCAAAGCCCAGAACGTCGTCGCCCTCGTGGCCACCCTGGGAGTGACCGCGGTCGCCAAGAAGGCGGTCGACGCGACGTGGAAGATCGGGTCGGGAGGCAAGGAGCCCCCGACCGACCCCGCCGACCCGGACATCGAGGTGCGCGAGGCGATCGTGTGGGCGGTGGTGAGCGGCGCCGCGATCAGCGTGGCGCGCATGTTCCTGGCCCGGCGGCTGGCGCGCAACGAGCGCCGCACGTCGCGGGTGACCAAGGCCGTCCACCCCTGACGCACCCCCGACCTCTCGCCC
This genomic window from Nocardioides marmoribigeumensis contains:
- a CDS encoding potassium channel family protein yields the protein MGCGRVGSTLARDLEDRDHTVSVIDTNADAFRRLGPTFGGRKVMGLGFSREVLEEAGIRDADAFAAVSSGDNSNIIAARVARETFGISSVVARIYDPGRAEVYQRLGITTVATVKWTADQILRRLLPVGAEPDFRDPSGTIRVDAMMVDPRWIGRRTVLFQEQSKSRIAWIDRLGEGMLPTRESVLQEGDMLHLVMREENAEHVYAVFERGPEED
- a CDS encoding potassium channel family protein encodes the protein MRVAIAGAGAVGRSIATELIENGHKVLLIDKEPRAIAPDRVPGAEWLLADSCELSSLEEARLDICDVVIAATGDDKANLVTSLLAKTEFSVPRTVGRVNHPDNEWLFTEAWGVDVNVSTPRIMSALVEEAVSVGDVVRLFTFRQGDANLVEMTLPSTSPFLGKPCGLIPWPDNCKLVTILRDGMVYSPDREQPLEAGDELLFVAAPDAEPVLARLLNPH
- a CDS encoding DUF3159 domain-containing protein, which translates into the protein MTERPEDDLTFRHGLPVHEEPVDPEHPDQHRVHVGTDTVEAAVRRQLSTALGGKRGMAEAALPTIAFTATFVTTKEVGLAVAVSVGLALVLLAVRLVQRSSVQFVLNALFGIGVGVFFVWLGGRNGGDESHKALAYFLPGLLYNAGYAVVIVLSILLRFPVVGAMVGAMAEDPVAWRRDPQVLRLCSQLTWPLAAPCVLRVVAQGPVYLAGRSADDADAYVAALGVLKVVMGWPLQLAALGFMVWLLSRDRTPATAVTT
- a CDS encoding OB-fold nucleic acid binding domain-containing protein; the encoded protein is MASRSGRLRTSLNRWASHSTQEARELRDVTLRAGCCPVNEAKDREMVAIEGILKTVTLRPRGGVPALEAELFDGSGILTLVWLGRRRIAGIEPGRAIQVQGRIGVHDETRLMFNPRYDLRAS
- a CDS encoding DUF3710 domain-containing protein translates to MRRRRRESSDAPTEEVEGGDPGQVRSGGPYDVADHPLEEDDPSRIDLGALSLAGHPDLEVRLQVDEASGAVVAALLVAEDGALELRPFAASRHHDMWEDVRGEIMADLERQGAGASEVDGPYGKALHLVMTGQTPDGQTVTQPTLLLGIDGPRWLLRVSAYGRPAAEWHSDGLLETALSQVVVVRGSDPMPPGDALPLQLPPEAQRQG
- the dut gene encoding dUTP diphosphatase, yielding MVEISLRRLHPDAVVPSYAHPGDAGADLCTTVDVRLAPGERALLPTGLAMALPEGYVALVHPRSGLAARCGLSIVNTPGTVDAGYRGEVKVLLINLDPREDVVLGKGDRIAQLVVQRVEQARFVEVETLPGSSRGEGGYGSTGGFTTPAPTTDTSETTR
- a CDS encoding DUF3093 domain-containing protein: MTTSPSYAEVLRVPLRWWAVATMFHASALLAFLVAGLGVWAYVLGGSMLAFNVGVFLSYGGAIVEVRQGVLYAGRAHIPLSLLADPQALDGDEVRLALGVDADARAYLVVRPYIRRGVIVRVDDPADPTPYWLVSSRHPRTLAAALAAGTAGTTGAVVSGPGDRGD
- a CDS encoding DUF4235 domain-containing protein yields the protein MAGKAQNVVALVATLGVTAVAKKAVDATWKIGSGGKEPPTDPADPDIEVREAIVWAVVSGAAISVARMFLARRLARNERRTSRVTKAVHP